In a single window of the Papaver somniferum cultivar HN1 chromosome 8, ASM357369v1, whole genome shotgun sequence genome:
- the LOC113303618 gene encoding polyadenylate-binding protein-interacting protein 6-like: protein MSLEIMKSTLNPYAKAFVPLSEKHGSAVASTWSHEVNKQNQGSPRSGVASPKFINHGGNQQSRNQDWTQGQKNQGSSGSSFVIPNGMTAQEYLDEASEMDLAYLGGLFPGLSEQSIGYIYSACGDDVDAAVLMLKQVEDPAESSQQLPDTLDIGDESPPELKYQAAVAEPKLKESNSGNSPGSLSSLSSSALHLDPAESSQHLPDMLNIGDESSDLKSPGFLP, encoded by the exons ATGAGCTTAGAAATAATGAAGTCAACATTGAACCCTTACGCAAAAGCATTCGTTCCACTCTCTGAAAAACATGGCTCTGCCGTTGCTTCTACCTGGAGCCATGAGGTGAATAAGCAGAACCAGGGCAGTCCAAGATCAGGTGTAGCTTCTCCCAAGTTCATCAACCATGGTGGAAATCAACAATCCAGGAATCAGGATTGGACACAAGGGCAAAAGAATCAGGGTTCTTCTGGTTCGAGTTTCGTTATTCCAAATGGGATGACAGCACAAGAGTACCTAGATGAAGCAAGTGAGATGGATTTGGCTTATCTCGGAGgcttgtttcctggtttatctgaGCAGTCTATTGGTTACATATATTCTGCTTGTGGGGACGATGTAGATGCTGCAGTTTTAATGCTAAAACAAGTCGAG GACCCTGCTGAATCATCTCAACAACTTCCGGACACCTTGGACATTGGTGATGAATCGCCACCAGAACTCAAATAtcaagctgctgttgctgaaccAAAACTAAAGGAATCCAACTCTGGCAACTCTCCTGGATCATTGTCATCATTGTCATCCAGTGCCCTACACTTG GACCCTGCAGAATCATCTCAACATCTTCCAGACATGTTGAACATTGGTGATGAATCATCGGATCTTAAGTCGCCTGGTTTCCTACCTTAG
- the LOC113303617 gene encoding dnaJ homolog subfamily B member 1-like: MGVDYYNILKVNRQATDEDLKKSYRRLAMKWHPDKNPNNKKDAEAKFKQISEAYEVLSDPQKRAVYDQYGEEGLKGVPPPGSSSAGGGGGYPYSNGSSSGGSNDFRFNPRNAEDIFAEFFGSSPFGFGSMGAGKPMRFQSDNVFRNYSEGGGVGVSTPRKPPPVESKLPCSLEELYTGSTRKMKISRNVIDANGRLVPESEILTIDVKPGWKKGTKITFPDKGNEQANQLPADLVFVIDEKPHEIYKRDGNDLIVSQKVSLAEALAGMTVKLVTLDGRHLSIPISDVVSPEYELVVAQEGMPIVREQRKKGNLRIKFEVMFPSRLTSEQRSGIKRILGGG; this comes from the exons ATGGGGGTTGATTATTACAATATTTTGAAAGTAAATAGGCAAGCAACAGATGAAGATCTCAAGAAATCATATAGAAGATTGGCTATGAAATGGCATCCAGATAAGAATCCAAACAACAAGAAAGATGCTGAAGCTAAATTTAAACAAATTTCTGAAGCCTATGAG GTTCTAAGTGATCCACAAAAGAGAGCTGTGTATGATCAATATGGTGAAGAAGGTTTGAAAGGAGTTCCACCACCAGGTTCAAGtagtgctggtggtggtggtggataccCTTATTCAAATGGAAGTTCAAGTGGTGGTTCAAATGATTTTAGGTTCAATCCTAGGAATGCAGAAGATATATTTGCTGAATTCTTTGGGAGTAGTCCATTTGGGTTTGGGTCAATGGGAGCTGGGAAACCTATGAGGTTTCAATCAGATAATGTATTTAGAAACTATAGCGAAGGAGGAGGTGTTGGAGTATCTACGCCACGAAAACCTCCACCTGTAGAGAGTAAACTACCTTGTAGCCTTGAGGAGCTGTATACTGGATCAACGAGGAAAATGAAAATCTCTAGGAATGTTATTGACGCTAACGG GCGGCTAGTGCCTGAATCGGAGATACTAACGATTGATGTGAAGCCAGGGTGGAAAAAAGGAACAAAGATAACTTTCCCAGACAAGGGGAATGAACAAGCGAATCAACTACCTGCAGATCTTGTGTTTGTAATCGATGAGAAACCACATGAAATATACAAGAGAGATGGGAATGACCTAATTGTAAGCCAGAAAGTCTCTCTTGCAGAGGCTTTAGCAGGAATGACAGTGAAACTGGTAACACTCGACGGGCGTCACTTATCAATCCCAATATCAGATGTTGTTAGTCCTGAGTATGAACTGGTAGTTGCACAGGAAGGAATGCCGATTGTCAGAGAACAAAGGAAGAAAGGAAATCTGAGGATAAAATTTGAAGTCATGTTTCCATCACGATTGACATCTGAACAACGGTCAGGTATAAAGCGCATTCTTGGAGGCGGATGA